The Nitrospira tepida genome includes a window with the following:
- a CDS encoding sensory rhodopsin transducer: protein MESVGRTRWAIAEGYIPPSSTGPEPHMTSHETVCLLNTGDRDAEVRITIFYSDRDPAGPYRVNVPARRTKHVRFNDLTDPEPIPTDIDFASVIESSVPIVVQHTRLDSRQAANALLSTIAFAAAE from the coding sequence ATGGAATCAGTAGGACGCACACGATGGGCCATCGCGGAGGGATATATTCCTCCTTCCAGCACCGGTCCGGAACCCCATATGACCAGCCATGAAACGGTGTGCCTGCTGAACACCGGCGATCGGGATGCCGAGGTTCGCATCACGATCTTCTACAGCGACCGCGACCCGGCCGGACCCTATCGGGTCAACGTCCCGGCGCGGCGGACCAAACATGTCCGCTTCAACGACTTGACCGATCCCGAGCCGATCCCGACGGACATTGACTTCGCCAGCGTGATTGAATCCAGCGTGCCGATCGTCGTGCAACATACGCGTCTGGATTCGCGCCAGGCGGCGAATGCGCTGTTGAGCACGATTGCCTTTGCCGCCGCCGAGTGA
- a CDS encoding RNA recognition motif domain-containing protein, whose amino-acid sequence MGSKVYVGGLPYSTTDQQLNDLFAQHGNVTSARIITDKFTGQSRGFGFVEMATDDEAKNAITALNGTQFGGRTLTVNEARPQEPRSGGRGSH is encoded by the coding sequence ATGGGTTCCAAAGTCTATGTCGGCGGGTTGCCCTATTCGACCACTGATCAGCAATTGAACGATCTGTTTGCCCAGCACGGCAACGTCACGTCCGCGCGGATCATCACCGATAAGTTCACCGGCCAATCGCGCGGGTTCGGATTCGTCGAGATGGCGACGGATGACGAGGCGAAGAACGCGATCACGGCGCTGAACGGGACGCAGTTTGGCGGTCGGACCCTGACGGTGAATGAAGCCAGGCCGCAGGAACCTCGCTCCGGCGGTCGCGGCTCCCACTAA
- a CDS encoding SDR family oxidoreductase yields the protein MDNDTQKHTGPPVVVVTGASAGVGRAIVRRFAREGALIGLLARGVDGLTAARQEVEQAGGKALVLPTDVADAEQVEQATAKVEQQLGPIDIWINNAMVSVLSPAMDMTPEEYRRVTEVTYLGYVHGTLAALRRMLPRDRGVIIQIGSALAYRSIPLQSAYCGAKHAVQGFTESLRSELIHDGSRVSLSTVHLPAVNTPQFSWIRSRMPRHPQPVPPIYQPEVIADAVHWVAYHPRREFWIGFPTVKAIVGDKFIPGLLDHYLAHVGYDSQQTGDPIDPDRPDNLHSPLPGDYGAHGLFDGGARTSSLQVWANQHRGPLLFLAAAMAGLWLMRTRRAADRQPRRNRAIHAPASR from the coding sequence ATGGACAACGATACCCAGAAGCACACAGGCCCACCGGTCGTGGTCGTGACGGGGGCCTCCGCCGGAGTCGGCCGGGCGATCGTGCGGCGCTTCGCCCGGGAGGGCGCCCTCATCGGATTGCTGGCCCGGGGAGTAGACGGATTGACGGCGGCGCGGCAGGAGGTGGAGCAAGCCGGCGGGAAGGCGCTGGTCCTGCCCACCGACGTCGCCGACGCGGAACAGGTTGAACAGGCCACGGCCAAGGTGGAGCAACAGTTGGGTCCGATCGATATTTGGATCAACAATGCGATGGTATCGGTGCTCTCTCCGGCCATGGACATGACGCCGGAGGAATATCGGCGAGTAACGGAGGTGACCTACCTCGGCTACGTCCACGGCACCCTGGCGGCCCTGCGTCGGATGCTTCCGCGGGATCGCGGGGTGATCATCCAAATCGGATCCGCCCTGGCCTATCGGTCGATTCCCTTGCAATCCGCCTATTGCGGCGCAAAACATGCCGTGCAAGGATTTACGGAATCACTTCGTTCCGAACTGATTCACGACGGCAGCCGTGTCAGCCTTTCGACCGTCCATTTGCCGGCGGTCAATACCCCGCAATTTTCCTGGATCCGATCCCGGATGCCTCGGCATCCCCAACCGGTCCCGCCGATTTATCAACCCGAAGTGATTGCCGATGCCGTTCATTGGGTCGCGTACCACCCGCGACGCGAGTTTTGGATCGGATTCCCGACCGTCAAGGCCATCGTCGGCGATAAGTTCATTCCCGGACTCCTGGACCATTACCTGGCGCATGTCGGATACGATTCACAACAGACCGGCGACCCCATTGACCCTGATCGTCCGGACAATCTCCACTCCCCGCTGCCCGGCGACTACGGCGCCCATGGTCTCTTCGACGGGGGAGCCCGCACCTCAAGCCTGCAAGTGTGGGCGAACCAGCACCGCGGCCCGCTCCTCTTCCTAGCCGCGGCGATGGCCGGCCTCTGGCTCATGCGAACCCGCCGAGCTGCCGACCGCCAGCCCCGCCGGAACCGTGCGATCCACGCACCGGCCTCCAGATAG
- a CDS encoding YihY/virulence factor BrkB family protein, translating into MKSVSWSSIRPAVLWGLFKQTAIEWSEDKVPRLGAALAYYTIFAIVPLLVIIIAMVGLFFGQEAAKSHILTQLAGLVGPQSAEAIRDMLQRANQPSTGIVATAVAGGTLLLGASGLFGQLQDALNTIWGVKPRPGRGMWGLIQDRFLSLMAVLGTGFLLLVSLVLSAALSALGTWFGGLLPAPELLLQALNFLLSLGVITVLFAMMFKLLPDARIAWRDVWVGAGITALLFTLGKILIGLYLGKSDVGSAYGAAGSLVIVLVWVYYSAQILLFGAEFTQVYANAGGTAIVPTEQAVAVDEQNVGGGHPRAGLHRTSAAMRSTTATPASSAAYGPDRLEAGGVRRSSSRPLGQWDRWVGGTLLIWWGLQLLRRRENLRTGEARRG; encoded by the coding sequence ATGAAATCGGTGTCTTGGTCCTCGATTCGCCCTGCAGTCCTGTGGGGGCTCTTCAAGCAAACCGCCATCGAGTGGAGCGAGGATAAGGTGCCTCGGCTCGGCGCAGCCCTGGCCTACTACACGATCTTCGCGATCGTGCCGCTCTTGGTCATTATTATTGCGATGGTCGGCCTGTTTTTCGGCCAAGAGGCGGCGAAGAGTCACATTCTGACCCAGCTTGCCGGTTTAGTCGGGCCACAGTCGGCCGAAGCCATCCGTGACATGCTTCAGCGTGCCAACCAGCCATCCACCGGAATTGTTGCCACCGCCGTCGCCGGCGGGACCCTGTTGCTCGGCGCCTCAGGCCTGTTCGGACAACTGCAGGATGCACTCAATACGATTTGGGGGGTGAAACCGAGGCCGGGACGCGGCATGTGGGGGTTGATTCAGGATCGGTTCCTGTCGCTCATGGCCGTGCTGGGAACGGGATTTCTGCTGCTGGTGTCGCTCGTCCTGAGCGCCGCGCTCTCCGCATTGGGGACCTGGTTCGGCGGCCTGCTCCCCGCGCCGGAACTGTTGCTCCAGGCGCTGAACTTCCTCCTCTCCCTCGGAGTCATCACCGTGTTGTTCGCCATGATGTTCAAACTGCTTCCGGACGCCCGCATCGCGTGGCGGGACGTATGGGTGGGCGCGGGCATCACGGCGCTGTTGTTCACGCTGGGCAAAATTCTCATCGGACTCTATCTGGGCAAGAGTGATGTCGGATCGGCCTATGGCGCGGCTGGATCGCTCGTGATCGTGCTGGTATGGGTCTATTATTCGGCGCAGATCCTGTTATTCGGCGCTGAGTTTACACAGGTGTATGCGAATGCCGGCGGAACCGCCATTGTGCCTACCGAACAAGCCGTCGCTGTTGACGAACAAAATGTCGGGGGCGGGCATCCACGCGCAGGGCTTCACCGGACATCGGCCGCCATGCGATCAACAACCGCCACGCCTGCCTCCTCGGCAGCCTACGGGCCGGATCGCTTGGAAGCAGGCGGTGTGAGACGGTCATCCAGCCGGCCGCTTGGGCAGTGGGACCGGTGGGTGGGCGGGACGTTGCTGATCTGGTGGGGGCTTCAACTACTGCGTCGCAGGGAAAACCTCCGGACGGGCGAGGCCCGGCGCGGATAA
- a CDS encoding cytochrome ubiquinol oxidase subunit I: MSDLLAARAQMAMSLAFHIVFAAIGIAMPAMMTLAEWRWLRTKDDQYLLLAKRWAKGTAILFAVGAVSGTVLSFELGLLWPAFMEWSGPLIGPLFALEGFAFFAEAIFLGLYLYGWSRMSPWAHLTAGFIVTMSGVASALFVVTANAWMNVPVGFELADGQPVRIDPLAALRSPHAWHESFHMVLAALAATGFLVAGIHAFLLLRRPGDRFHRHALGIALWVGGVAALLQPVSGHVLTQSVAHDQPAKLAAIEALFQTQAGAPFHLGGIPDEETGTVPYSIEIPHGLSLLLHADPDATVPGLDRTPRHDWPPVAVVHLAFQVMVAAGFVLAGLSLWCGWRGATKTPLHEDATLLRALVVAAPLGFLAIEAGWTVTEVGRQPWVVYQLMRTAEAVTPMPGLWVPLTTFTLVYGFLALIVIWTMWRHIAATAEHRRRESQAGL, encoded by the coding sequence ATGAGCGACCTGCTCGCCGCCCGCGCCCAGATGGCCATGTCCCTGGCCTTCCACATCGTGTTCGCCGCCATCGGCATCGCCATGCCGGCGATGATGACGCTGGCGGAGTGGCGGTGGCTGAGGACCAAGGACGACCAGTACCTGCTCCTCGCCAAACGCTGGGCGAAGGGTACGGCGATTTTGTTCGCCGTCGGAGCGGTCTCCGGCACGGTCCTGTCGTTTGAACTGGGTCTCTTGTGGCCCGCCTTTATGGAGTGGTCCGGCCCCTTGATCGGTCCCTTGTTCGCCCTCGAAGGATTCGCCTTCTTCGCTGAGGCGATTTTTTTGGGCCTGTACCTGTACGGGTGGTCCCGCATGAGTCCCTGGGCCCATCTGACGGCGGGCTTCATCGTCACGATGAGCGGCGTCGCCTCGGCGCTGTTCGTCGTGACAGCCAACGCCTGGATGAACGTGCCGGTCGGATTCGAGTTGGCGGATGGGCAACCGGTCCGGATCGATCCGCTCGCCGCGCTGCGGAGCCCCCATGCCTGGCATGAAAGCTTCCATATGGTTCTGGCCGCCCTCGCGGCAACGGGCTTTCTCGTCGCCGGCATCCACGCCTTTCTCCTGCTGCGACGGCCGGGGGATCGGTTCCATCGCCACGCGCTCGGGATTGCTCTGTGGGTTGGAGGTGTGGCAGCCCTGTTGCAGCCTGTCAGCGGCCATGTGCTCACGCAATCGGTGGCCCACGACCAGCCGGCCAAGCTCGCGGCGATCGAGGCGCTGTTCCAGACCCAGGCGGGCGCGCCCTTTCACCTGGGAGGGATTCCGGACGAAGAGACCGGCACCGTTCCCTATTCGATCGAAATTCCCCATGGTCTCAGCCTGTTGCTCCATGCCGACCCGGATGCCACGGTCCCCGGACTGGACCGGACGCCCCGACACGATTGGCCCCCGGTCGCGGTCGTCCATCTCGCCTTTCAAGTCATGGTCGCGGCGGGATTCGTCCTCGCAGGGTTGAGCCTCTGGTGTGGATGGCGGGGAGCAACGAAGACGCCGCTTCATGAGGATGCGACATTGCTTCGGGCGCTCGTCGTCGCGGCTCCACTCGGCTTCCTGGCCATCGAAGCGGGCTGGACCGTCACCGAAGTGGGGCGGCAACCGTGGGTCGTGTACCAGCTCATGCGCACCGCGGAGGCGGTGACGCCGATGCCGGGCCTATGGGTCCCATTGACGACCTTTACCCTTGTCTACGGCTTCCTTGCCCTGATCGTCATCTGGACCATGTGGCGCCACATCGCCGCCACTGCCGAACACCGCCGCAGGGAGTCTCAAGCCGGGTTGTGA
- a CDS encoding SPW repeat domain-containing protein — MWPRLVNVLVGGWLMAAPSLLGYGGPAGTNDHVIGPLILTCATIAMSESVRSVRWITLTLGVWLMLSPLVFDYSSRQTLHSFSIGLLVVLMARIPGALKERFGDGWTGIWRRRGQSESKREEKSYA; from the coding sequence GTGTGGCCTCGATTGGTCAATGTACTGGTCGGCGGGTGGTTGATGGCCGCCCCAAGTCTCCTGGGCTACGGCGGTCCGGCGGGAACAAATGATCACGTCATCGGCCCCCTCATTCTGACTTGTGCGACGATCGCCATGTCGGAATCCGTGAGATCAGTCCGGTGGATCACGTTGACGTTGGGGGTCTGGCTCATGCTGTCGCCGTTGGTCTTCGACTATTCGAGCCGGCAGACTCTCCATAGTTTCTCGATCGGCCTGCTGGTCGTGCTCATGGCCAGAATTCCGGGGGCCTTGAAAGAGCGATTCGGCGACGGATGGACAGGGATCTGGAGGAGACGCGGTCAATCGGAATCGAAGAGAGAAGAGAAGTCCTACGCCTAG
- a CDS encoding vitamin K epoxide reductase family protein, translating to MTDPPHPPGWTYNPSSWGERLWLIGVALLGLAISAYLAGYQLNLVDDVWEPFFGSGSREVLHSFLSQLLPIPDAALGAFAYALDAVTGAIGGTRRWRTMPWMVLLFGFAVGPLGIVSVLLVIAQPVLLEAWCTLCLASAIISVVMIGPAMDEVLASLQFLRRAHDQNIPLWRAFWKGDDRTAVVHA from the coding sequence ATGACGGATCCGCCACACCCGCCAGGCTGGACGTACAACCCCTCGTCATGGGGGGAGCGGCTGTGGCTGATCGGCGTGGCGCTGTTGGGATTGGCGATCTCAGCCTACCTGGCGGGATATCAACTCAACCTCGTGGACGACGTCTGGGAACCCTTTTTCGGATCCGGCAGCCGAGAGGTCTTGCACTCGTTTCTTTCTCAATTGTTGCCGATCCCCGACGCCGCGCTCGGCGCTTTTGCTTATGCACTCGACGCGGTCACGGGCGCGATCGGCGGCACCAGGCGGTGGCGAACCATGCCCTGGATGGTGCTGTTGTTCGGTTTCGCCGTCGGTCCGCTGGGCATCGTGAGTGTCTTATTGGTCATCGCACAGCCGGTCCTGTTGGAAGCGTGGTGCACGCTGTGCCTGGCCTCCGCGATCATCTCCGTCGTCATGATCGGCCCGGCTATGGATGAAGTGCTAGCGAGCTTACAGTTTTTACGACGGGCACACGACCAAAACATTCCCCTGTGGCGCGCGTTCTGGAAGGGAGACGACCGGACGGCCGTCGTCCACGCATAG
- a CDS encoding M20/M25/M40 family metallo-hydrolase — translation MTHHQQRFFSWFLSACLWLSPAAGLVPAASAQEARDAAPLRQALNRIDPERLMADVRRLSSEEFQGRQTGTPEDLSSAWWVAERWRTLGLLPLVPAPLRAGTPPEGTPVQDQALDQSFASLVQPWMMGTKAPVFSLPAPPTLQVIAGNLVTTAVAGPDYLPMLDSPSVDLQAPVSFVGYGISDPAQGYEEYQGLDVKGHVVVFLRGKPTWYERAVSHADKIRTAQSKGAVGSLTVTGPVMSPYEARRGVGTNPLAYYGSQDLTKEQTLPGAWASPALVESILHGTGREQPFSLQNVQEQIQQKRLPQSRQADAQLRLRWESTTGTGTLCNVVGIIEGKAPSLRHEAIVIGAHRDHFGRQGGLLFPGADDNASGTAVILEVARLFMESGAKPARSLVFVSFSGEEQGLWGSKLYVERPPRPLAQTKVMINIDHAGIGNGRLTVGVTGLDKSVAARAGEQAELADKLDLFGFFPGGDHVPFKEAGVPTVTVVSGGPHPHFHQPGDRIETINPEVLLSATRYVLALAWSLANQP, via the coding sequence ATGACACATCATCAACAGAGGTTTTTCTCCTGGTTCCTGTCGGCTTGCCTCTGGCTTTCACCGGCAGCGGGACTTGTCCCGGCGGCGTCCGCGCAGGAGGCTCGCGATGCGGCCCCGTTGCGTCAAGCCCTGAACCGGATAGATCCGGAACGCCTGATGGCGGACGTGCGGCGCCTCAGCAGCGAGGAGTTCCAGGGCCGCCAAACCGGCACGCCCGAAGACCTCAGTTCGGCCTGGTGGGTGGCGGAGCGCTGGCGCACCCTTGGACTGTTGCCCCTCGTCCCAGCACCGCTCCGAGCCGGAACGCCTCCGGAGGGGACTCCGGTACAAGACCAAGCGCTCGACCAATCGTTCGCGTCCCTGGTTCAGCCCTGGATGATGGGAACAAAAGCGCCGGTCTTCAGCCTGCCTGCTCCCCCGACCTTGCAAGTCATCGCAGGCAATCTGGTCACCACGGCCGTCGCCGGCCCCGACTATCTCCCGATGTTGGACTCGCCGTCCGTAGATCTTCAGGCGCCGGTTTCCTTCGTGGGATATGGAATTTCCGATCCGGCGCAGGGCTATGAAGAGTATCAGGGCTTGGACGTGAAGGGACATGTCGTCGTCTTTCTGCGTGGCAAGCCCACCTGGTATGAGCGGGCGGTTTCGCATGCGGACAAGATCCGCACGGCGCAATCCAAGGGCGCCGTCGGCTCCCTCACGGTCACCGGACCGGTCATGAGCCCCTACGAAGCCAGGCGAGGCGTCGGCACCAACCCGCTGGCCTATTACGGCAGTCAAGACCTCACGAAGGAGCAGACCTTGCCGGGAGCCTGGGCCAGTCCCGCCCTGGTGGAATCAATCCTCCATGGGACCGGCCGAGAGCAGCCATTTTCCTTGCAGAACGTGCAGGAGCAGATCCAACAGAAGAGGCTGCCGCAGAGCCGCCAGGCGGACGCGCAACTCCGCCTGCGTTGGGAGAGCACGACCGGCACCGGCACGCTCTGCAATGTCGTCGGGATCATCGAAGGCAAGGCCCCAAGCCTGCGTCATGAAGCGATCGTGATCGGCGCACATCGCGATCACTTCGGCCGGCAAGGCGGGCTCCTGTTTCCCGGCGCGGACGATAACGCCTCCGGCACGGCCGTCATCCTGGAGGTCGCCAGACTGTTCATGGAATCGGGCGCCAAACCGGCTCGATCTCTCGTGTTTGTCTCCTTCAGCGGGGAAGAGCAGGGCCTGTGGGGGTCCAAACTCTATGTCGAGCGGCCGCCCCGTCCGCTGGCTCAGACCAAGGTCATGATCAACATCGACCATGCGGGCATCGGGAACGGACGCCTCACCGTCGGGGTGACGGGTCTGGACAAGTCGGTCGCGGCTCGGGCGGGGGAGCAGGCCGAGCTGGCCGACAAGCTGGACCTCTTTGGGTTTTTCCCAGGCGGCGACCATGTGCCGTTCAAGGAAGCGGGAGTGCCGACCGTCACCGTGGTCAGCGGCGGCCCCCATCCGCACTTTCATCAACCCGGCGACCGGATCGAGACGATCAATCCAGAGGTGTTGCTGTCCGCGACCCGCTATGTGCTGGCGCTGGCATGGAGCCTGGCAAACCAGCCGTGA
- a CDS encoding FKBP-type peptidyl-prolyl cis-trans isomerase codes for MKARMLGLALFMLGVGLCGGEAATAVVQDPVIGEGMTVTLEYTLTLPDKTVADTNVGKAPFSYVHGAGQIVPGLERALAGMKKGQSKHVEVAAVDGYGAYDMKKRVSVEKAKLPDGLKVGDLLQSPDGQLVTVLKIEDAQALLDLNHPLAGKNLTFDVKVLNVEKTEAGQADHPTK; via the coding sequence ATGAAGGCTCGCATGCTGGGTTTGGCGTTGTTCATGCTGGGGGTAGGATTGTGCGGAGGCGAAGCCGCCACGGCCGTCGTGCAAGACCCGGTGATTGGAGAAGGGATGACCGTGACGTTGGAATATACCCTGACGTTGCCGGATAAGACCGTGGCCGACACCAATGTTGGCAAGGCGCCGTTCTCCTATGTCCACGGGGCCGGTCAGATCGTGCCGGGGTTGGAGCGGGCGCTGGCGGGGATGAAAAAGGGACAGAGCAAGCATGTCGAGGTAGCAGCCGTTGATGGATACGGCGCCTATGACATGAAGAAGCGCGTCTCCGTGGAAAAAGCCAAGTTGCCGGACGGTCTGAAGGTGGGAGACCTGTTGCAGTCTCCGGACGGGCAACTGGTCACGGTGCTGAAGATCGAGGATGCGCAGGCCTTGCTGGATTTGAATCACCCCCTGGCCGGCAAGAACCTGACCTTCGATGTGAAGGTCCTCAACGTGGAAAAGACGGAGGCCGGCCAAGCCGATCACCCGACAAAGTGA
- a CDS encoding S16 family serine protease yields the protein MDKRLNYAGVWLLLLSGLWASLPDWAWAKGEDVVWRRVQSIRILGTTVNQRNELVGAVGEVAVGLERRQDRQGIMVTFRNAPGQFSPYAQGAVLTAIDRVARQAHLDTDSWSVSFAVIDPGVVVYGDSLSAMAGIAVAALAKGDEIPRDAVMTGTVTEDGHIGSVGQVPLKVKAAGEKHLRRVLVPDETDVSDADWQTPFLMQVSPVRSVSDAYEALTGRSLEDSSPSR from the coding sequence ATGGACAAGAGGCTGAACTACGCCGGCGTCTGGCTCCTGCTTCTCTCGGGCTTGTGGGCGTCGCTTCCGGATTGGGCGTGGGCGAAAGGGGAAGATGTCGTCTGGCGCCGCGTACAATCCATTCGCATCCTGGGGACGACCGTCAACCAGCGCAATGAACTGGTCGGCGCCGTGGGGGAGGTGGCAGTCGGGCTCGAGCGACGCCAGGATCGACAGGGGATCATGGTGACGTTTCGCAACGCGCCGGGACAGTTCTCGCCCTATGCCCAAGGGGCGGTGCTGACCGCGATCGATCGGGTGGCCAGGCAAGCGCATCTCGATACGGACTCTTGGTCGGTCTCCTTTGCCGTCATTGATCCCGGAGTCGTGGTCTACGGCGACAGCCTTTCCGCCATGGCGGGAATTGCGGTTGCGGCGTTGGCCAAGGGAGATGAGATCCCGCGGGATGCCGTCATGACCGGGACGGTCACCGAGGACGGCCACATCGGCTCTGTCGGCCAAGTCCCGCTCAAGGTCAAGGCGGCGGGAGAAAAACATCTCCGCCGAGTCTTGGTGCCGGATGAAACCGACGTGTCCGACGCCGATTGGCAAACCCCGTTCTTGATGCAGGTTTCGCCGGTGCGGTCCGTGTCTGATGCCTATGAAGCCTTGACTGGCAGGTCGCTGGAAGACTCGTCTCCTTCACGCTGA
- a CDS encoding cytochrome d ubiquinol oxidase subunit II — translation MTMIDLELLLSGALLIALTLYVLTGGADFGAGVWSLFAAGPRAKEQRRVIDRAIAPIWEANHVWLILVVTVLFTAFPAAFAVISTRLHIPLTLLLLGIVLRGSAFVFRTHDPDSDPYRIERNSVMRFWQWLFGLSSILSPIMLGIVIGAISSGRLDREAVGFTEGFVRPWLAPWPLAVGGLSLALVTFLAAVYLTVEATDQDLKRVFRVKAAVSWGATILFGVIALALARREAPAIYQGLVHTGLGLVLIGFTALAAIASLVAVRTGRDRTARLAAAAVAIGILWGWASAQYPYIVAPSLTLFDSAPPGTMGLLLASLFLGALLLFPSLYILYRLFKGSHIRDSPHPDQATDQTTQ, via the coding sequence ATGACGATGATCGACCTTGAACTGCTCCTGTCTGGAGCGTTGCTGATTGCGCTGACACTCTACGTGCTGACCGGGGGCGCGGACTTCGGCGCGGGTGTCTGGAGCCTGTTTGCCGCCGGCCCACGGGCGAAGGAACAGCGGCGGGTGATCGACCGGGCCATCGCGCCCATCTGGGAGGCCAACCATGTCTGGCTGATTCTCGTCGTGACGGTCCTGTTCACGGCCTTTCCCGCGGCCTTCGCGGTGATCTCCACGAGACTGCACATTCCGCTGACGCTGTTGCTGCTCGGCATCGTGCTGCGCGGCTCAGCCTTCGTGTTTCGCACCCATGATCCGGATTCCGATCCCTACCGGATAGAGCGAAACAGTGTCATGCGATTCTGGCAATGGCTGTTCGGTCTCTCCAGCATCCTGAGTCCGATCATGCTGGGTATCGTGATCGGCGCGATTTCTTCCGGCCGGCTCGACCGGGAGGCTGTCGGATTTACGGAGGGCTTCGTGCGACCCTGGCTTGCGCCCTGGCCCTTGGCGGTCGGCGGGCTCTCGCTGGCGCTCGTCACATTTCTTGCTGCGGTCTATTTGACCGTTGAGGCTACCGATCAGGACTTGAAACGTGTCTTTCGCGTGAAAGCGGCGGTCTCATGGGGAGCGACGATCCTGTTCGGCGTCATCGCCCTGGCCTTGGCCCGCCGGGAGGCGCCTGCCATCTACCAGGGCCTCGTTCATACCGGACTGGGTCTTGTGCTGATCGGCTTCACGGCTCTGGCGGCAATTGCGAGCCTCGTCGCCGTCCGGACCGGCCGCGACCGGACGGCTCGCCTCGCCGCCGCGGCTGTGGCGATCGGCATCCTCTGGGGATGGGCTTCGGCCCAATACCCTTACATCGTGGCGCCCTCGCTGACCCTCTTCGATTCCGCCCCTCCCGGCACGATGGGCCTGCTCCTCGCCAGCCTGTTTCTGGGGGCCCTGCTGCTCTTCCCTTCCCTCTACATCCTGTACCGGCTGTTCAAAGGCAGCCACATTCGGGACAGCCCCCATCCTGATCAAGCTACGGATCAAACCACGCAGTGA
- a CDS encoding response regulator — protein MTEAARLDGYGKRVLVVEAHAPVRDLLLSALMRNGYNAYEATDRFEALATMGRRRYDAVLADCCFSQPGDVIFIRICRQRWPERPMIVLASEAHGPADVVAGLYACLPKPFDLYQVLCLVRQATHGEPAPARDTGVELAGIS, from the coding sequence ATGACGGAAGCGGCGAGATTGGATGGGTATGGAAAGCGGGTGTTGGTGGTAGAGGCTCATGCGCCGGTTCGCGATCTCCTCCTTTCGGCCTTGATGCGCAACGGCTACAACGCCTATGAAGCGACCGATCGCTTCGAGGCCCTTGCGACGATGGGCCGGCGTCGCTATGACGCCGTGTTGGCCGACTGTTGCTTCTCTCAACCGGGCGATGTGATCTTCATCAGGATTTGCCGACAGCGATGGCCCGAGCGTCCGATGATCGTGCTGGCCAGCGAGGCCCATGGCCCGGCCGACGTGGTCGCCGGCCTGTACGCCTGTCTGCCGAAACCCTTTGACCTCTATCAGGTGCTCTGTCTCGTTCGACAAGCCACACATGGAGAGCCGGCTCCCGCCCGCGACACGGGCGTGGAGCTGGCCGGTATTTCGTGA
- a CDS encoding DUF3015 family protein, producing the protein MRHFRNLLVPGLLLALSGCTTDATVELTKAPFEATSALSDGTSRAIGELLEPISEFTSSTTPGASAGDSLLRARQRMIFFTAYSYDNLRADIARGSGEYVTSLATLAGVPQERHEEFRHSMRSGYATLFDETITGIESSRRIVDTAWAMRSGNDQ; encoded by the coding sequence ATGAGACATTTCCGCAATCTATTGGTTCCCGGTCTGTTGCTGGCCCTGTCCGGCTGCACCACCGACGCGACCGTCGAATTGACCAAAGCCCCCTTCGAAGCAACGTCGGCGCTGAGCGACGGCACCTCGCGAGCCATTGGTGAATTGCTGGAGCCGATATCGGAATTCACGTCAAGCACCACGCCGGGCGCGTCGGCCGGCGACTCTCTCCTAAGAGCCAGGCAACGGATGATCTTCTTTACCGCCTACTCCTACGACAACCTGCGGGCTGATATTGCCCGAGGGAGCGGAGAATACGTGACCTCGCTCGCCACCCTGGCCGGCGTGCCGCAGGAACGACACGAGGAATTCCGCCACAGCATGCGCAGCGGCTACGCGACGCTGTTTGATGAGACGATCACGGGAATCGAGTCATCGCGACGCATTGTCGATACCGCGTGGGCGATGAGAAGCGGAAATGATCAGTAG